The proteins below come from a single Tachysurus fulvidraco isolate hzauxx_2018 chromosome 26, HZAU_PFXX_2.0, whole genome shotgun sequence genomic window:
- the bco2a gene encoding carotenoid-cleaving dioxygenase, mitochondrial isoform X1: protein MPVLSGLHEVRLQINKLLKMTQRTRFHFFRSAISSTSHFTIFHGKHHPAVVINKQKHTFRKRHGLPEISPLVQSVEETPEPIPTTVKGIIPTWIRGNLLRNGPGKFEFGNQHFNHWFDGMALMHSFQVADGQVTYRSRFLRSDSYKKNSEMNRIVVSEFGTLALPDPCKNIFQRFMSFFEMTKPTDNANVSFVKYKGDYYVSTETNFIHKIDPDTLETKEKVDWSKFIAVNGATAHPHVDPDGTVYNMGNSYGRKGTLYNIIKVPPGNEAGDDTLQGAKVLCSISPAEKNKPSYYHSFAMSENYVVFIEQPIKIDIMKIVTARMKGKGISDCIYWDPKQETVFHVVNKHTGKVSPVKYHTKALSNFHQINAFEENGFLMLDMCCSDDGQALQVYFLQNLRKSGEALDEVYNSIDKYFPRRFVLPLCITNDTPLNQNLNTRPKSSASAVCLSKDKVFCMSEDLHDHELLDYGGFEFPHIHYDRCNTKPYRFIYGCGFGHLVADSLIKIDLESKKIKAWRLPGVYPSEPVFVPSPNSEEEDDGVILSVVLTPTEDKGTFLLVLDAKTFEEVGRAKVPVNIPSGFHGTFKSLV from the exons TCAGAAAGCGGCATGGGCTTCCAGAAATTTCCCCACTGGTGCAGAGTGTGGAGGAGACTCCTGAACCTATCCCTACCACTGTCAAAGGCATAATCCCTACATGGATTCGTGGGAATCTTCTCCGCAATGGCCCTGGAAAGTTTGAGTTTGGAAATCAACA CTTCAATCACTGGTTTGATGGAATGGCCTTGATGCACAGCTTTCAGGTCGCTGATGGTCAGGTGACCTACAGGAGCCGCTTCCTACGCAGTGACTCGTACAAGAAGAACAGTGAGATGAATCGTATTGTGGTATCTGAGTTTGGCACTCTTGCACTCCCTGACCCATGCAAGAATATTTTCCAGCGCTTCATGTCCTTCTTTGAGATGACAA AGCCCACAGACAATGCTAATGTGAGCTTCGTCAAATACAAAGGTGACTACTATGTCAGCACAGAGACCAATTTTATTCACAAAATTGATCCAGACACTCTTGAAACAAAAGAGAAG GTGGACTGGAGTAAGTTCATTGCTGTGAATGGTGCAACCGCACACCCCCATGTTGACCCAGATGGTACAGTCTACAACATGGGCAACTCCTATGGCAGGAAAG gtactttatacaacattaTCAAAGTGCCTCCCGGAAATGAAGCCGGTGATGATACGCTGCAGGGTGCAAAGGTGCTGTGTTCCATTTCACCTGCTGAAAAAAACAAGCCTTCCTATTACCACAGCTTTG ccATGTCTGAGAACTATGTGGTTTTCATCGAACAGCCCATAAAGATTGATATAATGAAGATAGTGACAGCTAGAATGAAGGGGAAAGGCATAAGCGACTGTATCTACTGGGACCCAAAACAAGAGACTGTCTTTCATGTTGTAAACAAACATACTGGCAAG gtgAGTCCAGTGAAATACCACACCAAGGCTTTATCCAACTTCCACCAGATCAATGCATTTGAGGAAAATGGCTTCCTCATGTTGGATATGTGTTGCTCAGATGATGGCCAGGCCCTTCAAGTCTATTTTCTTCAGAATTTACGCAAGTCAGGAGAAGCACTGGATGAG GTATACAACAGCATAGACAAATATTTTCCTCGCCGCTTTGTTCTTCCTTTGTGCATCACCAATGATACTCCACTGAACCAGAACCTCAACACACGGCCTAAGAGCTCTGCTTCTGCAGTCTGCCTCAGCAAAGACAAG GTGTTCTGCATGTCTGAGGATCTCCATGACCATGAACTTCTTGATTATGGTGGCTTTGAGTTTCCACACATTCACTATGACCGATGCAACACCAAACCATACCGCTTCATCTATGGCTGTGGCTTTGGTCACCTGGTGGCAGATTCATTGATCAAAATAGACCTCGAAAGTAAGAAAATTAAG GCATGGCGTCTGCCAGGTGTCTATCCATCCGAGCCTGTGTTTGTCCCATCACCTAATTCAGAGGAAGAAGATGATGGAGTCATCCTCTCTGTTGTGCTCACACCCACTGAG gaTAAAGGCACGTTCCTGCTGGTTCTTGATGCTAAGACATTTGAGGAAGTTGGAAGAGCTAAAGTGCCTGTTAACATTCCATCAGGCTTCCACGGAACCTTTAAATCTTTGGTATAG
- the bco2a gene encoding carotenoid-cleaving dioxygenase, mitochondrial isoform X2, whose translation MIAQRTRFHFFRSAISSTSHFTIFHGKHHPAVVINKQKHTFRKRHGLPEISPLVQSVEETPEPIPTTVKGIIPTWIRGNLLRNGPGKFEFGNQHFNHWFDGMALMHSFQVADGQVTYRSRFLRSDSYKKNSEMNRIVVSEFGTLALPDPCKNIFQRFMSFFEMTKPTDNANVSFVKYKGDYYVSTETNFIHKIDPDTLETKEKVDWSKFIAVNGATAHPHVDPDGTVYNMGNSYGRKGTLYNIIKVPPGNEAGDDTLQGAKVLCSISPAEKNKPSYYHSFAMSENYVVFIEQPIKIDIMKIVTARMKGKGISDCIYWDPKQETVFHVVNKHTGKVSPVKYHTKALSNFHQINAFEENGFLMLDMCCSDDGQALQVYFLQNLRKSGEALDEVYNSIDKYFPRRFVLPLCITNDTPLNQNLNTRPKSSASAVCLSKDKVFCMSEDLHDHELLDYGGFEFPHIHYDRCNTKPYRFIYGCGFGHLVADSLIKIDLESKKIKAWRLPGVYPSEPVFVPSPNSEEEDDGVILSVVLTPTEDKGTFLLVLDAKTFEEVGRAKVPVNIPSGFHGTFKSLV comes from the exons TCAGAAAGCGGCATGGGCTTCCAGAAATTTCCCCACTGGTGCAGAGTGTGGAGGAGACTCCTGAACCTATCCCTACCACTGTCAAAGGCATAATCCCTACATGGATTCGTGGGAATCTTCTCCGCAATGGCCCTGGAAAGTTTGAGTTTGGAAATCAACA CTTCAATCACTGGTTTGATGGAATGGCCTTGATGCACAGCTTTCAGGTCGCTGATGGTCAGGTGACCTACAGGAGCCGCTTCCTACGCAGTGACTCGTACAAGAAGAACAGTGAGATGAATCGTATTGTGGTATCTGAGTTTGGCACTCTTGCACTCCCTGACCCATGCAAGAATATTTTCCAGCGCTTCATGTCCTTCTTTGAGATGACAA AGCCCACAGACAATGCTAATGTGAGCTTCGTCAAATACAAAGGTGACTACTATGTCAGCACAGAGACCAATTTTATTCACAAAATTGATCCAGACACTCTTGAAACAAAAGAGAAG GTGGACTGGAGTAAGTTCATTGCTGTGAATGGTGCAACCGCACACCCCCATGTTGACCCAGATGGTACAGTCTACAACATGGGCAACTCCTATGGCAGGAAAG gtactttatacaacattaTCAAAGTGCCTCCCGGAAATGAAGCCGGTGATGATACGCTGCAGGGTGCAAAGGTGCTGTGTTCCATTTCACCTGCTGAAAAAAACAAGCCTTCCTATTACCACAGCTTTG ccATGTCTGAGAACTATGTGGTTTTCATCGAACAGCCCATAAAGATTGATATAATGAAGATAGTGACAGCTAGAATGAAGGGGAAAGGCATAAGCGACTGTATCTACTGGGACCCAAAACAAGAGACTGTCTTTCATGTTGTAAACAAACATACTGGCAAG gtgAGTCCAGTGAAATACCACACCAAGGCTTTATCCAACTTCCACCAGATCAATGCATTTGAGGAAAATGGCTTCCTCATGTTGGATATGTGTTGCTCAGATGATGGCCAGGCCCTTCAAGTCTATTTTCTTCAGAATTTACGCAAGTCAGGAGAAGCACTGGATGAG GTATACAACAGCATAGACAAATATTTTCCTCGCCGCTTTGTTCTTCCTTTGTGCATCACCAATGATACTCCACTGAACCAGAACCTCAACACACGGCCTAAGAGCTCTGCTTCTGCAGTCTGCCTCAGCAAAGACAAG GTGTTCTGCATGTCTGAGGATCTCCATGACCATGAACTTCTTGATTATGGTGGCTTTGAGTTTCCACACATTCACTATGACCGATGCAACACCAAACCATACCGCTTCATCTATGGCTGTGGCTTTGGTCACCTGGTGGCAGATTCATTGATCAAAATAGACCTCGAAAGTAAGAAAATTAAG GCATGGCGTCTGCCAGGTGTCTATCCATCCGAGCCTGTGTTTGTCCCATCACCTAATTCAGAGGAAGAAGATGATGGAGTCATCCTCTCTGTTGTGCTCACACCCACTGAG gaTAAAGGCACGTTCCTGCTGGTTCTTGATGCTAAGACATTTGAGGAAGTTGGAAGAGCTAAAGTGCCTGTTAACATTCCATCAGGCTTCCACGGAACCTTTAAATCTTTGGTATAG
- the LOC113655077 gene encoding carotenoid-cleaving dioxygenase, mitochondrial-like isoform X2: MAHMKPHPTVLNNKPKNTFIERHGLQGIVPLVQSVEETPEPIPTTIKGTIPAWIHGNFLRNGPGKFEFGNKLFNHWFDGMAMMHCFQIADSHVTYRSRFLRSDTYKQNSEMNRIVMSEFGTLTVPDPCKNVFLRFLSRFEIMKPTDNANVNVVKYKGDYYVSTETNFMHRIDPDTLETKEKVDWSKFVAVNGATAHPHVDPDGTVYNMGNSYGMKGALYNIIRVPPKNEDPDETLHGAKVLCSISPAEKNKPSYYHSFAMSKNYVVFIEQPIKFDLLKIVTCKMRGKSISDCFYWDPKQETVFHVVNKHTGQVSPVKYHTKAVTTLHQINAFEENGFLIVDACCSDDGQILQVYLLQNLHKSGEALDEVYRSLSMSFPRRFVLPLLITNDTPVNQNLNTLPNSSASAVCLSKDKVFCMSEDLHDSELLDYGGFEFPHIHYDRCNTKPYRYFYGCGFGHLVGDSLIKIDLESKKLKAWHQPGFYPSEPVFVPSPNAEEEDDGAILSVVLTPTVDKGSFMLVLDAKTFEELGRAEVPVNIPYGFHGTFNASV; this comes from the exons ATGGCACATATGAAGCCTCATCCCACAG TTTTGAACAATAAGCCGAAAAATACCTTCATTGAGCGGCATGGGCTTCAGGGCATTGTCCCACTTGTGCAGAGTGTGGAAGAGACTCCAGAGCCCATCCCTACCACCATCAAAGGCACAATACCTGCTTGGATCCATGGAAATTTTCTTCGCAATGGACCTGGAAAATTTGAGTTCGGGAATAAACT TTTTAATCACTGGTTTGATGGGATGGCCATGATGCACTGCTTTCAGATTGCTGATAGTCATGTGACCTATAGGAGTCGCTTCCTGCGCAGTGATACCTACAAGCAGAACAGTGAAATGAATCGAATTGTGATGTCTGAGTTTGGTACTCTTACTGTCCCCGACCCATGCAAGAATGTCTTCCTGCGCTTTCTATCCCGTTTTGAGATAATGA AGCCTACAGACAACGCTAATGTGAACGTGGTGAAATACAAAGGTGACTACTATGTCAGCACTGAAACTAATTTTATGCACAGAATTGATCCGGACACCCTAGAAACAAAAGAGAAG GTGGACTGGAGtaagtttgttgctgttaatGGTGCAACCGCACACCCCCATGTTGACCCAGATGGTACAGTCTACAACATGGGCAACTCCTATGGCATGAAAG GAGCTTTATACAATATTATCAGAGTTCCTCCAAAGAACGAAGACCCTGATGAAACACTGCATGGGGCGAAGGTGCTGTGTTCCATTTCCCCTGCTGAAAAAAACAAGCCTTCCTATTACCACAGCTTTG CCATGTCCAAGAACTATGTGGTGTTCATTGAACAGCCCATAAAGTTCGACCTGCTAAAGATAGTGACCTGTAAGATGAGGGGGAAAAGCATAAGTGACTGTTTCTATTGGGACCCAAAACAAGAGACTGTCTTTCATgttgtaaacaaacacacaggacag GTGAGTCCAGTGAAGTACCACACCAAGGCTGTAACCACACTCCACCAGATCAATGCATTTGAGGAGAATGGCTTCCTCATAGTAGATGCGTGCTGTTCAGATGATGGCCAGATTCTACAAGTCTACCTCCTTCAGAACTTGCACAAGTCAGGAGAAGCACTGGATGAG GTCTATAGGAGCTTATCCATGTCATTTCCTCGCCGCTTTGTTCTGCCTCTGTTAATCACCAATGATACTCCAGTGAACCAGAACCTCAACACATTGCCCAACAGCTCTGCTTCTGCAGTCTGCCTCAGCAAAGACAAG gtCTTCTGCATGTCTGAAGATCTGCATGACAGTGAACTGCTGGATTATGGTGGTTTTGAGTTCCCTCACATTCACTATGACCGATGCAACACCAAACCATACCGCTATTTCTATGGCTGTGGCTTTGGCCACCTGGTGGGAGATTCATTGATCAAGATAGACCTGGAGAGTAAAAAGCTTAAG GCGTGGCATCAACCAGGCTTCTATCCATCTGAGCCGGTGTTTGTTCCCTCACCTAAtgcagaggaagaggatgatggAGCCATCTTATCTGTTGTCCTCACACCCACTGTG GATAAAGGTTCATTCATGCTGGTTCTTGATGCTAAGACTTTTGAGGAACTGGGAAGAGCTGAAGTGCCTGTTAATATTCCGTACGGCTTCCACGGGACCTTTAATGCCTCAGTATAG
- the LOC113655077 gene encoding carotenoid-cleaving dioxygenase, mitochondrial-like isoform X1, translating to MAHMKPHPTDLKSINSQMDVWVLNNKPKNTFIERHGLQGIVPLVQSVEETPEPIPTTIKGTIPAWIHGNFLRNGPGKFEFGNKLFNHWFDGMAMMHCFQIADSHVTYRSRFLRSDTYKQNSEMNRIVMSEFGTLTVPDPCKNVFLRFLSRFEIMKPTDNANVNVVKYKGDYYVSTETNFMHRIDPDTLETKEKVDWSKFVAVNGATAHPHVDPDGTVYNMGNSYGMKGALYNIIRVPPKNEDPDETLHGAKVLCSISPAEKNKPSYYHSFAMSKNYVVFIEQPIKFDLLKIVTCKMRGKSISDCFYWDPKQETVFHVVNKHTGQVSPVKYHTKAVTTLHQINAFEENGFLIVDACCSDDGQILQVYLLQNLHKSGEALDEVYRSLSMSFPRRFVLPLLITNDTPVNQNLNTLPNSSASAVCLSKDKVFCMSEDLHDSELLDYGGFEFPHIHYDRCNTKPYRYFYGCGFGHLVGDSLIKIDLESKKLKAWHQPGFYPSEPVFVPSPNAEEEDDGAILSVVLTPTVDKGSFMLVLDAKTFEELGRAEVPVNIPYGFHGTFNASV from the exons ATGGCACATATGAAGCCTCATCCCACAG aTCTAAAATCAATAAACTCCCAAATGGATGTATGGG TTTTGAACAATAAGCCGAAAAATACCTTCATTGAGCGGCATGGGCTTCAGGGCATTGTCCCACTTGTGCAGAGTGTGGAAGAGACTCCAGAGCCCATCCCTACCACCATCAAAGGCACAATACCTGCTTGGATCCATGGAAATTTTCTTCGCAATGGACCTGGAAAATTTGAGTTCGGGAATAAACT TTTTAATCACTGGTTTGATGGGATGGCCATGATGCACTGCTTTCAGATTGCTGATAGTCATGTGACCTATAGGAGTCGCTTCCTGCGCAGTGATACCTACAAGCAGAACAGTGAAATGAATCGAATTGTGATGTCTGAGTTTGGTACTCTTACTGTCCCCGACCCATGCAAGAATGTCTTCCTGCGCTTTCTATCCCGTTTTGAGATAATGA AGCCTACAGACAACGCTAATGTGAACGTGGTGAAATACAAAGGTGACTACTATGTCAGCACTGAAACTAATTTTATGCACAGAATTGATCCGGACACCCTAGAAACAAAAGAGAAG GTGGACTGGAGtaagtttgttgctgttaatGGTGCAACCGCACACCCCCATGTTGACCCAGATGGTACAGTCTACAACATGGGCAACTCCTATGGCATGAAAG GAGCTTTATACAATATTATCAGAGTTCCTCCAAAGAACGAAGACCCTGATGAAACACTGCATGGGGCGAAGGTGCTGTGTTCCATTTCCCCTGCTGAAAAAAACAAGCCTTCCTATTACCACAGCTTTG CCATGTCCAAGAACTATGTGGTGTTCATTGAACAGCCCATAAAGTTCGACCTGCTAAAGATAGTGACCTGTAAGATGAGGGGGAAAAGCATAAGTGACTGTTTCTATTGGGACCCAAAACAAGAGACTGTCTTTCATgttgtaaacaaacacacaggacag GTGAGTCCAGTGAAGTACCACACCAAGGCTGTAACCACACTCCACCAGATCAATGCATTTGAGGAGAATGGCTTCCTCATAGTAGATGCGTGCTGTTCAGATGATGGCCAGATTCTACAAGTCTACCTCCTTCAGAACTTGCACAAGTCAGGAGAAGCACTGGATGAG GTCTATAGGAGCTTATCCATGTCATTTCCTCGCCGCTTTGTTCTGCCTCTGTTAATCACCAATGATACTCCAGTGAACCAGAACCTCAACACATTGCCCAACAGCTCTGCTTCTGCAGTCTGCCTCAGCAAAGACAAG gtCTTCTGCATGTCTGAAGATCTGCATGACAGTGAACTGCTGGATTATGGTGGTTTTGAGTTCCCTCACATTCACTATGACCGATGCAACACCAAACCATACCGCTATTTCTATGGCTGTGGCTTTGGCCACCTGGTGGGAGATTCATTGATCAAGATAGACCTGGAGAGTAAAAAGCTTAAG GCGTGGCATCAACCAGGCTTCTATCCATCTGAGCCGGTGTTTGTTCCCTCACCTAAtgcagaggaagaggatgatggAGCCATCTTATCTGTTGTCCTCACACCCACTGTG GATAAAGGTTCATTCATGCTGGTTCTTGATGCTAAGACTTTTGAGGAACTGGGAAGAGCTGAAGTGCCTGTTAATATTCCGTACGGCTTCCACGGGACCTTTAATGCCTCAGTATAG